TTTTATCTCTCAACAGAACATTATTCAGATAAATGTAATGAATCTAGAACTCTTGGAATCATTTGGACAAAATTACCCTGAGGAATTTGATGGATCATTGGACTGCATCTCTCTGGCTGTGACATGCGTTTTCAATAAATATGGAACTCTTCTGGCCGTAGGTTGCAATGATGGACGCATCGTGGTTTGGGACTTTCTTACACGTGGTATTGCCAAAATCATATCCGCCCATGTACATCCCGTGTGCAGTTTAAGTTGGACAAGGAATGGCCATAAATTGCTCTCTGCATCCACAGACAATAATGTGTGTATTTGGGATGTATTGTCGGGAGAATGCGAGCATAAGTATCGTTTTCCCTCACCCATACTTAAAGTGCAATTTGATCCTCGCAATGATAAACGGTTTCTTGTATGTCCAATGCGCTACGCTGCTGTCCTTGTGAAAATTGGAGACGCTCATAAATGTTTACCTCTGGATTCGGAcggagatttgaatatagtggCATCTTTCGACCGAAGAGGCAAACACATTTATACGGGAAATGCCAAGGGAAAAATTATGGTATTGGATGTGGAAACTTTGGAAGTTGTAGCCAGTTTTCGTATCATCGTGGGCACCTCAAGCGCTACCGCTGTTAAAAGCATAGAATTTGCTCGCCGGGGCGACGGCTTTCTCATCAACACATCTGATCGTGTTATTCGTGTTTATGACTCCAAAGAAGTGTTGGCTTTGGGAAAAGATGGAGAACCGGAACCCATACAAAAACTCCAAGATCTTGTTAATAAGACCACCTGGAAGAAGTGTTGTTTCTCCGGAGATGGAGAATACATATGTGCTGGAAGCGCCCGCCAACATGCTTTATATATTTGGGAAAAATCCATtggaaatttggtaaaaattttacac
This Stomoxys calcitrans chromosome 2, idStoCalc2.1, whole genome shotgun sequence DNA region includes the following protein-coding sequences:
- the LOC106088472 gene encoding retinoblastoma-binding protein 5 homolog, yielding MNLELLESFGQNYPEEFDGSLDCISLAVTCVFNKYGTLLAVGCNDGRIVVWDFLTRGIAKIISAHVHPVCSLSWTRNGHKLLSASTDNNVCIWDVLSGECEHKYRFPSPILKVQFDPRNDKRFLVCPMRYAAVLVKIGDAHKCLPLDSDGDLNIVASFDRRGKHIYTGNAKGKIMVLDVETLEVVASFRIIVGTSSATAVKSIEFARRGDGFLINTSDRVIRVYDSKEVLALGKDGEPEPIQKLQDLVNKTTWKKCCFSGDGEYICAGSARQHALYIWEKSIGNLVKILHGTKGELLLDVVWHPVRPIIASISSGLVSIWAQNQVENWSAFAPDFKELDENVEYEERESEFDITDEDKSLDLNADAKCDEEIEVDVTKAEPVAAFCSSDEEGEDENALQFLPMAPEVEDPEDGWALQDGLEGGSSSKDTESSSTLHDYGDVVASKKRKMTNYDISLPDAPVEEVHPLVSSKTNKDKQSAGGKKAAGRPKK